From a single Micromonospora sp. WMMD1102 genomic region:
- a CDS encoding DegT/DnrJ/EryC1/StrS family aminotransferase gives MSGTETRAKLTTDCAACCSAARGRMSELHAGLGVAQLGSLGAALHRHNEIIGRYVAGIDHPGLRVPYELEVRYSGHKMIVLADDAAARDRLRTHLLVRGIGSAKGVYDVPLHRQPTLRLGAGQRFPAADRFAATHRCLPLSRWLTDDQVDTVIDAVKGWPHGG, from the coding sequence CTGTCCGGTACCGAGACCAGGGCAAAGCTGACGACGGACTGCGCAGCGTGCTGTTCGGCAGCGCGTGGGCGGATGTCGGAACTCCACGCCGGGCTCGGCGTCGCGCAGCTCGGATCGCTCGGCGCGGCGCTGCACCGGCACAACGAGATCATCGGCCGTTACGTCGCTGGGATCGACCACCCCGGCCTGCGAGTGCCATACGAACTCGAGGTCCGCTACAGCGGACACAAGATGATCGTCCTCGCCGACGACGCGGCTGCCCGTGACCGGCTGCGGACGCATCTGCTCGTCCGGGGAATCGGATCTGCGAAGGGCGTCTACGACGTGCCGCTACACCGGCAACCGACACTCCGCCTCGGCGCCGGTCAGCGGTTTCCGGCTGCGGACCGGTTCGCGGCAACGCACCGGTGCCTACCGCTGTCGAGGTGGCTGACCGACGACCAGGTGGATACCGTCATCGACGCGGTGAAGGGTTGGCCGCACGGTGGGTAG
- a CDS encoding trypsin-like serine protease, translated as MSATVAAVLLSSLVAASAAVAAPDGQSTPKTVAPLIVGGGDATQAYPGIASLRITKNGDPQYHTCTAFLVHPFAVVVNAHCVTLADATPKDPGLYTVRIGSTDRLDGGVVRKVRQILPHQRWDWGAGGDEVADVAVLRLTAPVWGRTFPVSRSTGAGGIRILGWGATKPSGEGPLPSTLQQLNTRILPADQCAAGGISIGELCVDSPGGISGACYGDSGGPSLRHLAGRRWAVVGSGSRETDLVCGRAPAIYTDLTHYRLWLAEVVRTWTVPPAATRADDATSSAAGRAFAWTSVR; from the coding sequence TTGAGCGCGACCGTTGCGGCGGTGCTGCTCAGCAGCCTCGTCGCCGCATCGGCTGCGGTCGCCGCGCCAGACGGTCAGTCGACACCGAAGACCGTCGCGCCGTTGATCGTCGGGGGCGGCGACGCCACCCAGGCGTACCCCGGGATCGCGTCGCTGCGGATCACCAAGAACGGCGACCCGCAGTACCACACCTGCACCGCATTCCTGGTGCACCCGTTCGCGGTCGTCGTCAACGCCCACTGCGTCACTCTCGCCGACGCCACACCGAAAGATCCGGGCCTGTACACGGTCCGGATCGGCTCGACAGACCGGCTGGACGGCGGTGTGGTCCGGAAGGTCCGGCAGATCCTCCCGCACCAGCGGTGGGACTGGGGCGCCGGCGGCGACGAGGTCGCCGACGTCGCCGTGCTGCGGCTGACCGCGCCCGTCTGGGGACGAACCTTCCCGGTCAGCCGGTCGACCGGCGCGGGCGGGATCCGGATCCTCGGCTGGGGGGCAACGAAACCCTCGGGCGAAGGACCGCTCCCCTCCACTTTGCAACAACTCAACACCCGGATCCTGCCGGCCGATCAGTGTGCGGCGGGCGGGATCAGCATCGGTGAGCTGTGCGTCGACAGCCCCGGGGGTATCAGCGGTGCCTGCTACGGCGACAGCGGCGGTCCTTCGCTGCGCCATCTGGCGGGCCGGCGGTGGGCGGTGGTCGGTAGCGGCAGCCGGGAGACGGACCTGGTCTGCGGGCGTGCTCCCGCGATCTACACCGACCTGACCCACTACCGGTTGTGGCTCGCCGAGGTCGTCCGGACCTGGACGGTGCCGCCGGCCGCGACCCGGGCCGATGACGCCACGTCATCGGCCGCTGGCCGCGCCTTCGCCTGGACCAGCGTCCGCTAG
- a CDS encoding endonuclease/exonuclease/phosphatase family protein — translation MRSTRTSSACKNCQEIANQGLRHLAGATGMQCHVLGARQQGIAAVAPGGHDRLALGIMWRPGIEPVPGTLRRIDGGPMWHNLISVALELGGHQITVATYHAPPKAGRGTRRDEARLIAHWLTPASHGREIVLAGDWNSISARQLDGAYYDPDPNNTVTEADLIRWGDDPPEIVYPTDRQPDQILAESGYLDLAVQTRAPWSPTTGHHPHDRNGPRRIDRILHRLPDAEDALACSVIGHRVHNTPLAYEASDHFPVVATARLP, via the coding sequence ATGAGATCGACCCGGACATCATCTGCCTGCAAGAACTGCCAGGAGATCGCGAACCAGGGACTACGGCACCTTGCCGGGGCCACCGGGATGCAATGTCACGTTCTTGGCGCCCGCCAGCAGGGGATTGCTGCGGTTGCACCGGGCGGTCACGACCGCCTCGCCCTCGGAATCATGTGGCGTCCCGGCATCGAACCGGTGCCCGGCACGCTACGCCGTATCGACGGCGGACCGATGTGGCACAACCTCATCTCCGTCGCCCTGGAGCTGGGCGGGCACCAGATCACCGTCGCCACCTACCACGCACCGCCAAAGGCTGGTCGCGGCACGCGGCGGGACGAGGCTCGTCTCATCGCCCACTGGCTCACACCCGCCAGCCACGGACGCGAGATCGTGCTGGCCGGCGACTGGAACAGCATCAGCGCTCGCCAACTCGACGGCGCCTATTACGACCCGGACCCGAACAACACTGTTACGGAAGCCGACCTGATCCGCTGGGGGGACGACCCTCCCGAGATCGTGTACCCCACGGACCGCCAACCAGACCAGATCCTGGCGGAGTCCGGCTACCTCGATCTCGCGGTGCAGACGCGAGCACCATGGTCGCCCACGACTGGCCACCATCCTCATGACCGCAACGGCCCTCGACGGATCGACCGCATACTCCACCGGCTGCCGGACGCGGAAGACGCGCTCGCGTGCTCGGTGATCGGGCACCGCGTCCATAACACGCCGCTCGCGTATGAAGCGTCAGACCACTTTCCAGTCGTGGCCACCGCCCGACTTCCGTAA
- a CDS encoding GNAT family N-acetyltransferase gives MSDHPRIVDATRDDLDGIAMLIAATFYHLAPTAYLVPKPSDRRAVLAAQFKIWVGHAMAGAGRARVLEDRSAVAVWFHRDQPMPFVEDYERRLAAACGPYTERFEVLDAVFDAHHPKEPHHHLAFLSVAPAVQCTGRGSALLRDHHDLLDRDGLAAYLEASSTGARDLYLRHGYTPRRAFHLPGGAPFWPMWRPPSHQSSRSDSTRHAQPHHQGADKADA, from the coding sequence ATGAGCGACCACCCACGAATCGTCGACGCCACCCGGGACGACCTCGACGGCATCGCCATGTTGATCGCCGCCACGTTCTATCACCTCGCCCCCACGGCCTATCTCGTGCCCAAACCCAGCGACCGCCGAGCGGTACTCGCCGCCCAGTTCAAGATCTGGGTCGGCCACGCGATGGCGGGAGCTGGCAGGGCGCGGGTCCTTGAGGACCGCTCCGCAGTCGCGGTTTGGTTTCACCGCGACCAGCCCATGCCTTTCGTGGAGGACTACGAACGCCGACTGGCTGCCGCGTGCGGTCCGTACACCGAACGGTTCGAAGTACTCGACGCCGTATTCGATGCGCACCACCCCAAGGAGCCACATCACCACCTGGCGTTCCTCTCCGTCGCGCCAGCAGTCCAGTGCACCGGCCGGGGCAGCGCGTTACTGCGTGACCATCACGACCTACTCGACCGGGACGGGCTCGCCGCCTACCTGGAGGCGAGCAGTACCGGCGCCCGCGACCTGTACCTGAGACACGGCTACACCCCACGGCGAGCGTTCCACCTGCCGGGCGGTGCCCCGTTCTGGCCGATGTGGAGGCCGCCTTCCCATCAGAGCTCCAGGTCCGATTCGACTCGTCATGCCCAACCGCACCACCAGGGCGCCGATAAGGCAGACGCCTGA
- a CDS encoding APC family permease: protein MTPLALTARRDPVRTTLAVDRLGVPAVVFFVMSAATPLTVVAGVVTTGYAATGLTGIPVAFILVGLLLGLFSVGYVAMARHMTNTGAFYAYISQGLGRPIGVGAAWVALVAYNGLQVGLYGAIGAATSPLLDQWFGLNFPWWIIALCAWALTAILGVLRVDLNGKVLAVLLVAEIVIIMIYNIGNLSHPADGQVTFDTLNPGNLIGPALGALVILAGLGFIGFEIGATFGEETRDPRRTVPIATYLSVGLIGVILAISAWAMTVATGPDRIVEVSRAEGTEVIFNLAGAHFGQAMVDIGHTLFVTSILAATFSFHHTTARYMFALGREHVLPAALGRTARRSGAPRNASLWQSAIGLTVIIMYATNGWDPVVQLFYWLGTGGGLGVLFLITTTSISVIAFFARDRHGEPAWRRVIAPTIATLVLLGAIGLAIVNVATLLGVPDDHPLATGIPAVYLGAAFLGIGWGMILKATRPEVYATIGLGARSASGRLSATTPRPRADDDRTAADVLAAHP from the coding sequence ATGACTCCGCTCGCGCTAACTGCCCGGCGCGATCCCGTCCGCACGACCCTGGCGGTCGACCGGCTTGGCGTACCGGCCGTCGTGTTCTTCGTGATGTCGGCGGCAACCCCGCTCACGGTGGTTGCCGGCGTGGTGACGACGGGTTACGCCGCAACGGGCCTTACCGGAATTCCCGTGGCGTTCATACTCGTCGGCCTACTTCTCGGCCTTTTCAGCGTTGGCTACGTCGCTATGGCACGGCACATGACGAACACCGGCGCGTTCTACGCCTACATCAGCCAGGGCCTCGGTCGGCCGATAGGAGTCGGGGCAGCCTGGGTCGCACTCGTGGCCTACAACGGCTTGCAGGTCGGCCTGTACGGCGCGATCGGCGCAGCAACGAGTCCACTGCTGGACCAGTGGTTCGGTCTCAACTTCCCCTGGTGGATCATCGCGCTATGCGCGTGGGCGCTCACGGCGATCCTCGGGGTGCTCCGGGTCGACCTCAACGGCAAGGTCCTGGCGGTCCTCCTGGTCGCCGAGATCGTCATCATCATGATCTACAACATCGGCAACCTGTCCCACCCCGCCGATGGCCAGGTCACCTTCGACACCCTCAACCCAGGCAATCTCATCGGGCCCGCCCTCGGTGCGCTCGTCATCCTGGCAGGCCTGGGCTTCATCGGCTTCGAGATCGGCGCGACCTTCGGCGAGGAAACGAGAGACCCACGACGGACCGTGCCGATCGCCACCTACCTGTCGGTGGGGCTGATCGGCGTCATCCTGGCCATCTCGGCCTGGGCCATGACGGTCGCGACCGGCCCGGACCGGATCGTGGAGGTGTCCCGCGCAGAGGGCACCGAGGTCATCTTCAACCTGGCAGGCGCCCACTTCGGCCAGGCCATGGTCGACATCGGGCACACCTTGTTCGTCACCTCGATCCTCGCGGCGACGTTCTCCTTCCATCACACGACCGCGCGCTACATGTTCGCCCTCGGCCGCGAGCACGTCCTGCCGGCCGCACTCGGACGCACGGCGCGGCGCAGCGGCGCTCCCCGCAACGCCTCCCTCTGGCAGAGCGCCATCGGCCTCACCGTGATCATCATGTACGCAACAAACGGCTGGGATCCGGTCGTCCAGCTGTTCTACTGGCTCGGCACCGGCGGCGGGCTCGGGGTGCTGTTCCTCATCACCACCACCTCCATCTCCGTCATCGCGTTCTTCGCTCGTGACCGGCACGGCGAGCCGGCCTGGCGGCGGGTCATCGCGCCCACCATCGCCACCCTCGTACTGCTGGGCGCCATCGGGCTCGCCATCGTCAACGTCGCGACGCTCCTCGGCGTGCCCGATGACCACCCGCTCGCCACCGGAATCCCTGCCGTGTACCTGGGCGCCGCGTTCCTCGGGATCGGCTGGGGGATGATCCTCAAGGCCACCCGCCCCGAGGTCTACGCCACGATCGGACTCGGCGCCCGCAGCGCCTCGGGCCGGCTCAGCGCCACCACACCGAGACCCCGGGCAGACGACGACCGGACCGCAGCAGACGTGCTGGCGGCCCACCCATGA
- a CDS encoding GPP34 family phosphoprotein, producing MPRPAHYRVPLANDYFLLAHHDVTGKPQLYRRSMDLGLAAALLAELMWERKIWLRDGGFSVVDATPPSDSLAHTVLDQMVHSEEQGIRGWLDILSEEAYEQVAGRLRRARAVWPKRSRGILRSTTVWVPTDINAAHWPMARLGTRLLRGDTLDPLDHCLAGLTLATGMDELLTRYAPPAAHRRLRDLVENAPAQLRELLTHTEAAVGESVQSYRV from the coding sequence GTGCCTCGTCCCGCCCACTATCGTGTGCCGCTCGCCAATGACTATTTCCTTCTCGCCCACCACGACGTGACGGGAAAGCCGCAGCTGTACCGGCGATCGATGGATCTCGGCTTGGCGGCGGCCCTGCTAGCGGAGCTGATGTGGGAGCGGAAGATCTGGCTCCGCGACGGAGGCTTTTCGGTCGTCGACGCAACTCCGCCGAGCGATTCCCTCGCACACACCGTGCTCGACCAGATGGTGCACAGCGAGGAACAGGGAATCCGAGGCTGGCTAGACATCCTCAGCGAAGAGGCATATGAGCAGGTCGCCGGACGGTTGCGGCGTGCGAGAGCTGTCTGGCCGAAACGATCGCGTGGGATTCTGCGGTCGACCACAGTCTGGGTTCCGACGGACATCAACGCCGCGCATTGGCCGATGGCGAGACTCGGTACGAGGCTTCTGCGCGGTGACACCTTGGATCCTCTCGATCATTGCCTGGCCGGTTTGACTCTGGCCACAGGCATGGATGAACTCCTCACCCGATACGCGCCGCCGGCCGCTCATCGGCGTTTGCGGGACCTCGTCGAGAACGCACCAGCGCAGCTTCGGGAACTTCTGACGCACACCGAGGCCGCGGTCGGCGAGTCGGTGCAGTCGTACCGGGTCTGA